The Choloepus didactylus isolate mChoDid1 chromosome 16, mChoDid1.pri, whole genome shotgun sequence genomic interval ccccttctgggacaccaatgagtcttatattcggacgtttcatattatctatcatatccctgaggtccatttcgagtttttcaatttttttccccattctttcttttatgctttcattttccattctgtcatcttccaggtcactgattcgttgttcaacttcctctagtcttgtactatgagtgtccagaatctttttaatttggtcaacagtttctttaatttccataagatcatccatttttttatttagtcttgcaatgtcttctttatgctcttctagggtcttcttgatttctttcatatcctgtactatggtctcattgttcatctttagttctttgagtagctgctctaggttctgtgtctcttctggtcttttgatttgggtgcttgggcttgggttatccatatcgtctggttttttcatatgctttataattttctgttgtttttggcctcgtggcatttgctgaacttgatagggttcttttagggtttgtagaccagttgaagtccttatctctaatttatcagatctacagcttcgtggagtacactttctctaactaaccagcaggtggcgtccacgagccacctgttctccacaagccagatctcccctgcttagcctttttggtgagtgggggagtgagtcttgtggggcccaattggtgtaccaagcttgcgtgtgtagttggtgttgcctgccctgtatgtggggcgtgtttctgggcagtcggggagggggggtggccctaacaatcaaatctccctgatgatcctagagttttaaagctgctgcaatagtctaatccttcagttcagtcctgccacagtttgtctctgccactgacccacaagtctttggtattggcgtatggctcctgagacttgcaagtgggcccctcttccaggctgtgcaccccgggtcctctgttgagggatgactgtgctatgtcacaggtgagtgccgtccccccagggcagttctgggctgctgggctgtgttgggaggctcccggtctgctcaaatgatggctgcatggggctctgttaattcacactgctcccccttcccagctctgggacattcagctgaggttgcagggaaggctaatgtccacgcccagttttgtggtgtgtgcctgttatttgaagcacttccgtcacactgggttgtctggggcagctctgggctatggggctggcgatgggcaggagtgtttcctgtccaccaggatggtggctgtgagaggacaccccccttttcttgggaagttgtgttgtttagtgaattttctcagccactggattattgccttttgtctcagagctctcttagttctgctcttgacttgacgtgcccaaatttcaattctttgaagctttctgtattgagcttcttagagtaattgttttagaaaaagcaaaaaggatttaaaaaaaaaaacaaaaaaaaaaacggtcctcctcagagatctaatgggttattgaaatgctaatagacaaagcaaccagggccattaaggaaaggtgcacagggcagagagatcagctttgcttcgggatttgcatatgcgcctcaaggcctgatctccgcccttcccctttctgtgttcaccagaactccaaaaatcctctgcttttattttggagttttttgtgttgttttttttctatgcctgtctcctctctgctgggctggctgctctcagagtctctggtgtctggtctcagtctatctatggttggagtttgaatcagtagaatgagtttccgataagagcagccactgcaattctcccttctccttcccggagctgacagcccctcctcccccgggactgagcctggcagggaggggcgtgggtcccctggccgcaaaaacttacagatttcgctgatctcagcagttccacgttttcatgagtgttgtatgaagtatgcccaaagacagattgctctgtggtgtccagtccacgcagttcctggctttttacctactttcctggaggagtaactaaaacatacagctcaccagtctgccatcttgccccgcctccccagtgttcttttttactttaattgttctttttcactttaatttttattcttactattttttgtgtgtggtaatgaaaatgttcaaaaattaattttggcgatgaatgcacaactatataatggtactgtgaacaattgaatgtatgctttgtatgactgcatggtatgtgaatatatctcaataaaaatgaattaaaaaaataaaaagttgttaaCGTGCTTTATACTTAAAAGGGGTGGGAATCTAAGGGAAGAGCCTTGTGGATGGATAAAAAGAGTTGAGGCAATGCACTGCGGCTTGCTTAGTGTGCAAATAGGAAAATGGTTTAGGGTCTCTGACTTCAGGTACTTTTTTCATAAACTGGGAATATGGGAATAATAAAACTGGCATCTTAGGCTGTTTGCGATGTTAAGCAATTACTACACATGTAGAAGTGCTTTGTAAACCATAAAGCATTACGTTCACTGAATAGTTATGGTGGACCAATCATAGTATTAAACACTTCATGTGGATTATGTCATTTAATCACCACTGCCACCCTGTGAGCTAACTACTCTTCCAcctgttttttttgtgttttttttttttaatgggaatttGAAGCTTAGCTTGCTGGCGGTCACGTGACCAGCTGTGGGTGGAGCTGGCCTTTGCAAAGCAGCAGACAGGGCTCTGCGCCTTTGCTCAGCCCCCCACCACACACCGTTCTGTGCATGTGGGCCATTTGGCTACCACCTCCACATTTACCCAGCACCTGCATAAGTTAGATGACACATTTCTGATTTAAATGTACCCTATAGCTGCCATATCTTTGCATTCTCCTCATCGAGGTCACCATAGAAGGTAAAACACTTCCAGCAGAGTTGGGATGACAAGAGTCAGAGAAGAGACATCTGTCTGTGGTTTCCTTTTTACTAAAATGAGGAATACGATTTCTGAACATAATCTTATTCCATTTTTCTAGATATTAATCCTACTCTCATGAATTTCTGGAGTGCCTCCATGCTAAATTTAgatctatttatttttgtgtattccAAATTAAGTCCTTCATGAATCATAAGTTCTAAGGCACCTCTTTATTTTGTACACTATGTCAGCATAACATATATAGTTTATGCCTTAGTCTCTAAAATTTGATTGTATTGGGAACTTAGGCTGCTcatgtttttaaaacagaaagagaGGCTAAATAATGCCTGCCGCTTCTTAAGAGTCACTAAACCCTCACGATTTTGAAATtatctagaagaagcaaattcatagagacggaaagtagcttagaggttaccagaggctgggagaagaaggaaaaggggagttattgcttaatgggtacagagtttctgcttggggtgatagAATAGTTTTGGTGACggatggtggtggtggcacaacattgtaagtgtaatgaaagccactgaattgtacacttaaaaataagaaGTTAACCTGCCTTGTACTTAAAAGGGGTGGTATCCTAAGGGAAAGCGTTGGGAGAGCAGATCTGCAGTGACATATGCATCTCCTTTTTCAACCCAACTTGGTAGATGAGTTTGATGTGTGACTATGTTTGGGAGCtaactttcttcctctttcctccccccTTGCCTCATTCCCATttgttatctttaaaatattatttttcaaagtgcCTGCTCTTAGAGGATATGGGGAACCTTAAAATGAACCAACTATGGACTCACAGTAATGAAATGGGGCCTGAAATCCCCCTGGCAGGCAAACGCTTCGCATGAGATGTAATTGAAAACAATGCCACAACTGAATGACCCAGTTCCCACTCTGAGATTTGTCTAATGCACAGCACTCAGGGCAAAAGAAATCCTGGCTGGTgccaaatgaaaacaataaaagaacatgaaTTTCAGATTAAGAATGATCCAGAAGCCAAAGGAATTTGGAAAGAACTTTGTAGATGCAAAGTAACGAACTCAGGACATGAAGGACACCGGGAGGGCCAGCAATTACGGTGGGAACCCCACTTGCGTTTTGAAGGATGTTTCaccaaaatctaaatgaaaagcCTCCGTGGGGAGGGTCAGTTGTCACCCGAAAGGCTGAAGGGGGCGTCATCTCCCCCTGCCCTCTCTTTCCTATTTAGAGGCTTAGCAGAAGGGCTGTAATATGATTCCTTGTTGATAAAGGAATTTCTAGTTGCTGCATCAGTGGAGACTAAAATGACCTGTTGGTTTCCTTTGATGTTTTGTTTGCTGATACAACCCCTAAACTTAAATGCAGCACAACTGTAATTTTGTtcagattctttaaaaaaaaaatgtacattgcAGTCAGGGAACTGATTTTTATTCGAAcatttcagaatttctttttgaATGTAAGTCTTTTCTGCAAAAAAGACATGAGTTTCCTCTACCATCCAGTGTCACTTCTATGAACTGGGACCAGACTTCTGAAACTAGGGCTGTTGTGGTGTGTTTCTGAGAGGATCTTAGCCAGCCCCCACCTCCAGCTGTTCTTTTCCCTCACCACACCCCGCACAGGGCCTCAGGGGTGATCCCTAAGACCCTACCTCTGTCAGCCTCCCTGCTAATCCCAGGGGGTCTCTGGACCCTAAGAGGTCCTACGGTGGAAAGGGTATAGTTCTCAACTCCTCCCCAGTTGATCAgggcagaaaaagaaacagagcaaTTGTTGCATCCATGGCAGTTCACTTTTCCCTCTGGGCTGGGCCTCCAATATGGGCCATCTCTTCAATAAGATATTCGTGGTGGACTAAAGGAACTAGGCCTGAAGGAGTTTAGGCTAGAATTCAAGTCCCCCTCTGTCTCTGTCCTTTCCTTCAACATAATTCTTGAAAAGCTTCCTTACTACTTGAGTCCCAGCAGAACAGGTGGAAGGAACCACATGTAGTCCTGAGGCCAACTTCTGCCTGAAGACCTGTTTTCTTGGGCCCCGGGCACAGACttagtttgttttgctttttaatttgagTTTCAATGTCTTTGAAAAGGACATACACTCTCCAGTTCATGACTAATTCCTAAATACTCCCTTAAGTCCTGCCCACCTGGCTTATCCTATGTTGCCTCACACCCCACAGGCTTTGGACCTTTCATCTTCTGGTGAGTGGAAACCCTCCTCAGTCAACAGCCTCAGAGTCAGCTTTTATACCATTTAGATGCTGAAGCTTCAGGGCCTTTGGAGAATTAAAGAAGGTGGATCAAAAAGTAATCAAGAACTCAGTCTATGAGACATTAGAAAAGTCCAACTAAGCAACCCCTGGACCCCTTGGTTGGCATTTTCTGCCAGATGCCTGCACTGGTGGGCCCTTCTGCAGATACTCACAAAGGGAGAACAATAGCTGGATCACAAGTCCCGTAAGTTCTACTTTGAATTTACATCAACATCACCTGTGTCTTTTCTCAGCTGGTTTCTGTAAAAGCAATGCTTCATTCCAGCTGATTGGGGCTCTGGAAAGACAAGGGGAGAGGGCAGTCATTCTTTCATTGCATGCATTTAATTTCACTCCACCACTCAAGCTCAAAATGCTCTGGAGACCGATtcatcttccttcctcccttttcttctttgactcCCAAATCCAAATGATGTAGACGTGGAGACCTTTCTTGGGCATGGGATGGGAAACGCGGTAGATCTTTATTTTATTCACCTCAAGCTCCATGTTAGATCCTATCCCAGTGTTTGCTAAAACATATGAGGTTCTCATACCCCTGGTCACATCAAGTCAAAAAACAAGTCTGGTGCATTTCCCTGGAGGGAATCAAATTCACCTGATGGTTGGTCATTTAAAATCTTGATAGAACCGGCAAAAGTGATCTGAAGCAGAAAtcaaaattcactttaaaaaaaaaaaaaaagataaaacacaggattttTAAAGGCATTGCATGCTGGTTGCAGGCTTCTTCCAAATGCTTCTTTGCATCCCAGGGGAGTGCTTAAACTCTCCTTTGCTATTAGGAGTATTTGGGtgaaaagtttgagaaacagtGGGAGATTCTGGAAAATGCTTCTTATTAACACAGTCTGCTTTTGTATCTGAGAAgagtatttctttatttctgggGTTTCTGGAATGAGAAATTATGTAGCCCTTGGCTGGACACTGAAGCCTGTTCCTGGGCTGGCTGGACACTGAAGCCTGTTCCTGGTCTTGCCAAAGGCTCGAGTTGAGTCACTGGATTTGACTTCATATTCCCATTTGGAGACCACCAGGATTGTAAAACTCTTGCTTTTGAATACGTTTCTTGTAAATGGCTCCACATATTCAAGAACAAACAGTTTAGCTCTGTCATTGTTGGTGTTGGGGGGTCCCCATTTCCAACACGCTGGCTCAGTTGTCCTGCTTATACAGGAGAAGTGTCAAgcatttgtgttttctctgttCTGTATTTGTTGGAAAGTAAATAGGCAGCAATAAAGAAACTTTATTAGTCATGCTTTCTGCTGTGGTGGTACCTGGAATTCCCTGAATGTGCTGAGTgcaacttaaattttaaaaggctcCTGAGCCTTCCCTTTTTCATGCATGAGAGTCAAATAGAAAGCCAAATAGTAAGAGTAAGCAAGCTGCATGGGTCCTTGCTCTTGGTTTCAACTGACTCCAGACCCTGTTGTGGAATTCCAGCAcctcttttttctcccttccagCTGTTAAGTTTCCATGAGCAGATTTAAACAGCCATTTTCTCTCCCCCTTGCAGATGAAAATCAACAACTGATTTCACATATTACCTAGGACATTATGGTgtcaaaaaacacacaaacaacccaaaACACTCATATCCCTTGATTTTCCAGGACATCTCATTTACTTGATGTCAGTCTTATTAGAACTCAAAAAGCGACTTTAAAGTAATGAAGCTGATTTTTACATGCATCATATAGACTCTCACATATGCCAGTTACAGGCTCTTTGCCCAGACTGCTTTCCATTAATTTATACATGCAGAAAGGAGATGGAGTAAAGCAGAATTGAAGAACAGTTATAAATACCAAACACATTGCTCTTTCTCTCAGCAACTGGCCCCAGAACAGGACCCTGTCAGAGATCTTagaaaattctgttattttttctaGGCAAGATGTTTAATTAATGTTTGgtttaggaaagaaaaatcagatgTCGTAACTTCCCCATGATATGACATTTTGGTAATAATCTCAACTTTTGGAGAAGGGAACATGAGGTAGTGGACAAAGCCTCAGCTTTGGACATACACAGGCCAAGGTGTAAATCCCAGCACCACCGCTGGCTGGCCGTGTACCCTTGGGGTATGTTCCCTACCTTTCGTGTGCCTCAATTGtcttccatctgtaaaatgggaaattattgcAATGATTGAAAGAAGTGGTAAATGTAAGAACAAACCCAGGGCTAGGCACACAATAAATGTaagtttcctttccctttttaagTCAGATTGCGGATTATGAACATAAAATAACTCCCTATCCAGAGCTGACCCTAACCATGGACACTGTTTTCTACTAAGGGAGCTCTTGGTGGCCCTTTGTCGTGACTGCTGATTGCACACATCTGGAAACTCTGACAACAGTTTTGCTTTGGTCTCAGCTTGGCGCAAATGTAGCTCTAAATAAAGCAGCTTCTAGCCTTCAGTTTTTCCCAACATATCATAGCTTGGCTTGAATTTGGGTGGACGGGTGAGTGACAAAGGAAATGCACAATGTCAGGGAGGAATTCAGATTCAACTAACAATTACTTGCCCTCCTTGGCTGCACAAAGGAAGGCACTGTCCCTGGAGTCTTCAAGTACCTTCTTTCTTTGAAACTGCACAGGAGCCCTATTAGGAAGCTATATTATTATGCCTTCTTTGTAGGTGCTTATACCGAATCCTGGGGCTGTCCCAAGTTTACATAGACAATAAGGCACGGACTTGGGATACGATTACAAGCTTTTTGAATGGAAAAAGGCTGGAGGATTTGCAGCACTGGAGAATGGGCAGCAATAGCCTCTGCCTGCCAAAGCCTACTTTGAGTTGACACTCTCTGCCACAAGAGCTGGAAGGCAGAAGAGGGGAGGTTTCAGGTGAGTGTCCTTGGTCTTTAGAAACCCTGTGCCCAGGCCTCTGTCTAGAAGATTACATATCCTGTGGAGCAGGTAATGAAATATAGCAAATTAAGCATGCCATGGATGCCATATCTGATCactaatttaaaaaactgaatttgTAAAACACTACTAGTTTATTCAATCTTtggggatttttaaaattgttttttgatTATGATGATTTGGAACATACTATAGGACCAAATTAtattgtcattcatttattcaaaaatatttaccatattaatcCATCACATGTATGTTAAGCACTGTTCTAGATGTTGGGgaaacatcagtgaacaaaacctCTTGCAAGTACCATCTGTTGTAACTCGTTGAGCAGtgaaaatttgggaattttttttttcttgaaagaatgctaaaaaaaaagtcagcttttatttttgtactattttaaagaaatacatagCAATTCTAAAGGTAATTCTCGTATGGGCTAACTTggtgacttttttctttcttaccacctgaaaagtttcaattttttctcctgCCCCTTTGGATCACATGAGGCAATTTTGAATCTCATTATGCCCTTCAGACATTGTCTTCCATGTCCACTGCTAAAGGTCTACCAGAGGGTGGATTTCAGTGAAGTCGTGATTGGATGATAAACAGTGAGAGTCACATGTTGCTAGGCTTTAAGAGAAAAGATCACCAGGATGTAGTATTTCACCTTCTCCCAACACCCGCCCCCCTCTCCAAATGAAAAGCTTACTGACGGGAATTATGACAATTATTCAATTGCAATTCGACTGAGcatgtaaaatgaaaacactgaaaggaaatCATACATTTGGATATTACATTTCACATTTGAGTACATGCCAAATAAGCTAGTGAAGTTTTATTACTGTTGAATGTGATGTCAGATGACAAACTTATACACATTTTGTTATAACTgtttccactttgtttttccaGTCATGTCAAGTCGAACACGTGGtatcacttttaatattttctttctttccttccccacaTCTAATGCCAAGTGACCAACTCAATCTTGATGATCCTGAATTTACCCTTAACATCAGGCCAACAGGATTTTTCAATTAGTATGGAAAAGGAAAGACGAAGAACTTCCAAATAAAGCTACAAAATTAATCCTGGCCTGGAAAGCAGAACAGTCAAGTGCCAATAAATTATGGAAGACAACTGGGAATTGTCTTGTCATCTCAGGTATCAGCTCCAGGAAGCTGAGTAATAACCCCAGTGAAGTCTGTATTTTAACAATGAATGAGCGCGCGCAGGTAGGCGCATGCGTAGTGAGGTGGGGCTCCCGAGACTGCGCGCTAGGAGCGAGTGACTGTTGAGAATGGAAGGGGcgggggagaggcagggagggtgCGCATGCGCGTTCCTGGTGGGGGCGCCCGGGCGCGAGGGCGGTGGCCGCACAGTTAAGAGAACAACCGCTGGGGAGGATGGCTTCCAGCTTTAGGAAGTCAACCGCGGCCTCCACCAGCCAGAAAAGAAAGGTGGGGCCGAAGCCTGAACTCACTGAAGATCAGAAGCAAGAAGTTCGGGAAGCGTTTGATCTCTTCGATGCGGACGGGAGTGGGACCATCGACGTGAAGGAGCTGAAGGTGGCCATGAGGGCGCTGGGCTTTGAACCCAGGaaggaagagatgaagaaaatgattTGCGAGGTGGACAAGGAAGGCACGGGGAAAATCAGCTTCAATGACTTTTTGGCCGTGATGACTCAGAAGATGGCTGAGAAAGACACCAAGGAAGAAATTCTGAAGGCTTTCAGGCTCTTTGACGATGACGAAACCGGGAAGATCTCTTTCAAAAACCTAAAGCGCGTGGCCAGCGAGTTGGGGGAAAACCTCACTGACGAGGAGCTGCAGGAAATGATTGACGAAGCTGATCGGGATGGAGACGGTGAAGTGAACGAGGATGAGTTTCTTCGGATCATGAAGAAGACCAATCTTTATTAAAGTCAGTTTCTCCTGCAAATACGTGTAAAGAAGTTTAGCTACTAGTTGGGTTCCCtgttatttttttgtgaaatCTTGCTTTACATGGGAGAGGCTAtccctccccacacccctccAGCCCCACTAATTTATCTAgatgatcctatttccaaa includes:
- the CETN1 gene encoding centrin-1, encoding MASSFRKSTAASTSQKRKVGPKPELTEDQKQEVREAFDLFDADGSGTIDVKELKVAMRALGFEPRKEEMKKMICEVDKEGTGKISFNDFLAVMTQKMAEKDTKEEILKAFRLFDDDETGKISFKNLKRVASELGENLTDEELQEMIDEADRDGDGEVNEDEFLRIMKKTNLY